A single Paraburkholderia sp. FT54 DNA region contains:
- a CDS encoding LysR family transcriptional regulator, producing the protein MELKWLEDFVSLAETRSFSRSAELRHVTQPAFSRRIQALEAWLGTELIDRSVYPTRLTAAGQVFNEQALAMLSQFHEARALLRGHTATPQATIEFAVPHTLSLTYFPRWLQRIEAHLGPIHTRLRALNVHDAALSLVEGGCDLMMGYHHPSHPVALDPGRYDMLTLGNEPISPFSAPGRAGRPRHTLPGTGEAPAPYLSYTPNAYLGRMTEVILANAPERLYLDRLYETDMAEGLKAMALAGHGIAFLPHSAVEDAVADGKLIRLDRATRGTPEGQLTLTMEIRLYRDKLAAKGDDARQILVRQLWDVVSGELA; encoded by the coding sequence ATGGAACTGAAATGGCTCGAAGACTTCGTTTCGCTCGCGGAAACGCGCAGTTTCAGCCGCTCGGCTGAATTGCGCCATGTCACGCAGCCGGCGTTCTCCCGGCGGATTCAGGCGCTCGAAGCCTGGCTCGGCACTGAACTGATCGACCGCTCGGTCTATCCGACGCGACTCACGGCGGCCGGCCAGGTGTTCAACGAGCAGGCGCTTGCGATGCTGTCGCAGTTCCACGAGGCCCGTGCGTTGCTGCGCGGCCATACGGCGACGCCGCAGGCGACCATCGAGTTCGCGGTGCCGCATACGCTCTCGCTGACTTACTTCCCGCGCTGGCTGCAGCGTATCGAAGCCCATCTGGGTCCGATCCACACGCGCCTGCGAGCCCTGAACGTGCACGACGCGGCGTTGTCGCTGGTGGAAGGCGGCTGCGACCTGATGATGGGCTATCACCATCCCAGCCATCCGGTCGCGCTCGATCCCGGCCGCTACGACATGCTGACGCTCGGCAACGAGCCGATCAGTCCGTTCTCGGCGCCGGGCCGCGCCGGCCGGCCGCGCCACACTTTGCCGGGTACCGGCGAGGCGCCCGCGCCGTACCTGTCCTACACACCGAACGCCTATCTGGGACGCATGACCGAAGTGATTCTGGCCAACGCGCCGGAGCGCCTGTACCTCGACCGGCTCTATGAAACCGATATGGCCGAAGGACTCAAGGCGATGGCGCTGGCCGGCCACGGCATCGCTTTCCTGCCACATAGCGCGGTGGAAGACGCCGTCGCCGACGGCAAGCTGATACGCCTCGACCGCGCCACGCGCGGCACGCCGGAAGGTCAGCTCACGCTGACCATGGAGATCCGTCTCTATCGCGACAAGCTTGCGGCGAAGGGCGACGACGCGCGACAGATACTCGTGCGTCAATTGTGGGACGTGGTGTCGGGGGAGTTAGCGTAA
- a CDS encoding glycosyltransferase family 2 protein, protein MSSLVSIITPTANRERLLPAIARCVLRQQVDWEWLILDDSPEPSASMQALASQDTRIRYFHCATRMSIGAKRNALIARARGSVIAHFDDDDHYAPHYLAHMVRTMQENRADLIKLSGFFMYAPHTQFFGYMDLNAKVGLHYELSGRSVSHIEFHEKMQIGADFILFYGFSYVYDKALAAISAFDDINLCDDESFIRRVVEAGRNVIAVDDPQASCLHLVHPASTSRCFSRYSLPPFTLHTLFPGYEGYPD, encoded by the coding sequence ATGTCCTCACTCGTCTCCATCATCACGCCGACGGCCAATCGCGAGCGTCTGCTGCCGGCCATCGCCCGCTGCGTGCTTCGCCAGCAGGTCGACTGGGAATGGCTGATCCTCGACGACAGCCCCGAGCCGAGCGCGTCCATGCAAGCGCTGGCTTCGCAGGACACACGCATCCGCTACTTTCATTGCGCCACGCGCATGTCGATCGGCGCAAAGCGCAATGCTCTGATCGCCAGAGCGCGCGGCTCGGTGATCGCCCATTTCGACGATGACGACCACTACGCGCCGCACTACCTCGCGCACATGGTCAGGACGATGCAGGAAAACCGTGCGGATCTCATCAAGCTGTCGGGCTTTTTCATGTATGCGCCGCACACGCAATTCTTCGGCTATATGGACCTGAACGCCAAGGTTGGCCTGCACTACGAACTGAGCGGCCGCTCCGTCAGCCACATCGAATTCCACGAGAAAATGCAGATCGGCGCGGATTTCATTCTGTTCTACGGCTTCTCGTACGTGTACGACAAGGCGCTTGCCGCGATCTCGGCCTTCGACGATATCAACCTGTGCGACGACGAGAGCTTCATCCGCCGCGTGGTCGAGGCAGGCCGCAACGTGATCGCGGTGGACGATCCGCAGGCCAGTTGCCTGCATCTGGTCCATCCCGCGTCCACCTCGCGCTGCTTCTCGCGCTATTCACTGCCGCCCTTCACGCTGCACACGCTGTTTCCTGGCTACGAAGGCTACCCGGACTAG
- the purB gene encoding adenylosuccinate lyase, with amino-acid sequence MSDTRPDTLFALNALSPLDGRYASKTEALRDWLSEAAFMRNRVTVEIHWLIALSRAGFAEVPRFSEASEQFLLQLAERFTAHDAARIKEIERVTNHDVKAVEYWLKESVKGQAELERASEFIHFACTSEDINNTSHGLMLAGAREHVILPALRSVHQRLVALAHAHAEQPMLSRTHGQPASPTTLGKELANVAARLERAIDRIAKVELLGKMNGAVGNFNAHLSAYPEFDWEAFSREVVEQRLKLTFNPYTIQIEPHDYMAELFDAVSRANTILLDLDRDVWGYISVGYFKQRTKAGEIGSSTMPHKVNPIDFENSEGNLGLANATLRHLADKLPVSRWQRDLTDSTVLRNIGVAFGYSLLAYDSLIRGLDKLEVNAQRLNEDLDNCWEVLAEPVQTVMRRYGIENPYEQLKELTRGKGITREALQTFVNGLAIPQDAKDRLLAMTPASYIGKAVELAKRIA; translated from the coding sequence ATGTCCGACACTCGCCCCGACACCCTGTTCGCGCTGAACGCGCTCTCCCCGCTCGACGGCCGCTATGCCTCGAAAACCGAAGCCCTGCGCGACTGGCTCTCGGAAGCCGCTTTCATGCGCAATCGCGTGACGGTCGAAATCCATTGGCTGATCGCACTCTCGCGCGCCGGTTTCGCCGAAGTGCCGCGCTTTTCCGAAGCGTCCGAACAATTCCTGCTGCAACTCGCCGAGCGCTTTACCGCGCACGACGCCGCGCGCATCAAGGAAATCGAACGTGTGACGAATCACGACGTGAAAGCGGTCGAGTACTGGCTGAAGGAATCGGTGAAGGGTCAGGCGGAACTGGAGCGTGCGAGCGAGTTCATCCACTTCGCCTGCACGTCGGAAGATATCAACAATACGTCGCACGGCCTGATGCTGGCTGGTGCTCGTGAACACGTGATTCTGCCGGCGCTGCGCTCGGTGCATCAACGTCTCGTCGCGCTCGCCCACGCGCACGCCGAACAGCCGATGCTGTCGCGCACGCACGGCCAGCCGGCCAGCCCGACCACGCTCGGCAAGGAACTGGCCAACGTCGCGGCCCGTCTGGAACGCGCGATCGACCGCATCGCGAAGGTCGAACTGCTCGGCAAGATGAACGGTGCGGTCGGCAACTTCAACGCGCATCTGTCCGCGTATCCGGAGTTCGACTGGGAAGCGTTCTCGCGCGAAGTGGTCGAACAGCGTCTGAAGCTCACGTTCAATCCGTACACAATCCAGATCGAGCCGCACGACTACATGGCCGAACTGTTCGATGCGGTGTCGCGCGCCAACACGATCCTGCTCGATCTGGACCGCGACGTGTGGGGCTACATCTCGGTCGGCTACTTCAAGCAACGCACCAAGGCCGGCGAGATCGGTTCGTCGACCATGCCGCACAAGGTCAACCCGATCGACTTCGAAAACTCGGAAGGCAACCTCGGCCTCGCGAACGCCACGCTGCGCCATCTCGCCGACAAGCTGCCGGTCTCGCGCTGGCAGCGCGACCTGACCGATTCGACGGTGCTGCGCAATATCGGCGTCGCCTTCGGTTACTCGCTGCTTGCGTACGACTCGCTGATCCGCGGTCTGGACAAGCTCGAAGTAAATGCACAGCGCCTGAACGAAGACCTCGACAACTGCTGGGAAGTGCTGGCCGAGCCGGTGCAAACGGTGATGCGCCGTTACGGCATCGAAAATCCGTACGAGCAGTTGAAGGAATTGACGCGCGGCAAGGGCATCACGCGTGAAGCACTGCAAACGTTCGTCAATGGCCTCGCGATTCCGCAGGACGCAAAAGACCGTTTGCTCGCGATGACGCCCGCGTCGTACATCGGCAAGGCGGTCGAGCTGGCCAAGCGCATCGCTTAA